A part of Gracilimonas sp. genomic DNA contains:
- a CDS encoding VOC family protein, producing MEKVISGIQQIGIGIPDVHKATDWYRRHFGMDIKVFEDSATAELMTPYTGGEAHDRTAILALNMKGGGGFEIWQYTSREPQPADFDLMMGDLGINVGKIKSINVPGTYDEMESAGLDILTPLEKNPAGDYTFFVKDLYGNIWQVVKGLDFFKKKTPASTGGVVGAIIGSTDIEKARKLYSDVLGYDEVVYDKTAAFDDFKGLPGGENRYRRVLLRHSKPRQGGFSQMFGPTEIELIEVQEREPRKLFKDRYWGDLGYIHLCFDIQGMDVLKDELEANGFPFTVDSANSFDMGKAAGRFTYVEDPDGTLIEFVETHKVPIMKKIGWYIDMTKRDPKKNLPSWMISALRFSRMKG from the coding sequence ATGGAAAAAGTAATTTCTGGTATTCAGCAAATCGGAATCGGAATCCCTGATGTTCACAAGGCAACAGACTGGTATCGCCGGCATTTTGGAATGGATATCAAGGTGTTCGAAGATTCTGCTACCGCTGAACTCATGACTCCTTACACCGGTGGCGAAGCACATGACCGGACCGCTATTCTTGCTCTTAACATGAAAGGTGGTGGCGGATTTGAGATCTGGCAATATACCAGCCGGGAGCCTCAGCCTGCCGATTTTGATTTGATGATGGGAGACCTGGGAATCAACGTTGGTAAAATTAAATCCATAAACGTACCCGGAACTTATGATGAAATGGAGTCGGCCGGACTGGACATTTTGACTCCTCTTGAGAAAAACCCAGCTGGCGACTATACCTTTTTTGTGAAGGACTTATACGGCAACATCTGGCAGGTTGTAAAAGGGCTCGATTTCTTTAAAAAGAAAACGCCTGCTTCTACCGGCGGAGTAGTTGGTGCCATTATTGGATCAACAGATATTGAAAAAGCCCGAAAGCTTTACTCCGATGTTTTGGGTTATGACGAAGTGGTATATGATAAAACGGCCGCTTTTGATGATTTCAAAGGATTGCCTGGTGGTGAAAACCGCTACCGGCGCGTTTTGCTTCGTCACTCCAAACCCCGGCAAGGTGGATTCAGTCAAATGTTTGGCCCTACAGAGATTGAACTTATTGAAGTACAGGAAAGAGAGCCCCGCAAGCTTTTTAAAGACCGCTATTGGGGCGACTTAGGATATATTCACCTTTGTTTTGACATACAGGGAATGGATGTTTTGAAAGATGAACTTGAGGCCAATGGTTTTCCTTTCACCGTCGACTCTGCCAATAGCTTTGATATGGGGAAAGCAGCTGGCCGTTTTACCTATGTTGAAGATCCTGACGGGACACTCATTGAGTTTGTTGAAACTCATAAAGTGCCCATCATGAAAAAGATCGGGTGGTATATTGATATGACCAAACGCGACCCCAAAAAGAACCTTCCAAGCTGGATGATTTCGGCCCTGCGCTTCAGCCGGATGAAGGGTTGA
- a CDS encoding TlpA disulfide reductase family protein: protein MNKDNSTPQKSSAFKKELLQWGVIFLVGAILYGTGYHTEVIGKLQSVVLYTGLFQPDVEESVMPGNNADFNMRLISLDGTPTSFSDFKGKTIFLNFWATWCPPCIAEMPNIQRLYDDIQDDDIVFVMASLDQNPQTAKDFIKRKEFTFPVYSAISKPRVYDTSMVPTTYVISPDGTIVMKHAGMATYNTAEFKAFLRSFSNP from the coding sequence GTGAATAAAGATAATAGCACACCCCAGAAATCCTCCGCTTTCAAGAAAGAACTTCTACAATGGGGGGTAATTTTTTTAGTTGGGGCTATTCTATATGGTACCGGATATCATACCGAGGTGATCGGAAAACTTCAGAGTGTGGTTTTATATACCGGTCTTTTTCAACCCGATGTTGAAGAATCTGTCATGCCTGGTAATAACGCTGATTTCAACATGCGGCTTATCTCCCTTGATGGCACGCCCACTTCCTTTTCAGACTTCAAAGGCAAAACCATCTTCCTGAATTTTTGGGCAACCTGGTGTCCTCCCTGCATTGCCGAAATGCCCAATATTCAACGATTATATGATGACATTCAAGATGATGATATCGTTTTTGTAATGGCCTCGCTGGACCAGAACCCTCAAACAGCCAAAGACTTCATAAAAAGAAAAGAATTCACTTTTCCGGTGTATTCTGCAATCAGTAAACCACGGGTTTATGATACCTCTATGGTGCCAACCACCTATGTCATTTCACCGGATGGTACTATTGTGATGAAGCATGCAGGTATGGCAACATACAACACCGCCGAATTCAAAGCTTTTTTGAGAAGCTTTTCTAATCCATGA
- a CDS encoding nitroreductase family protein, giving the protein MREAIFVPLESYKELPQDEMKQKASEFYELVKRRRTVREFSSRSVPKEVIEKCLLAAGTAPNGANKQPWHFVAVSDPKVKKKIRVEAEKEEHEFYNRRAPEDWLDDLRPLGTDENKPFLEEAPYLIGIFAQSYNLDEDGEKEKHYYVKESVGIATGILITALHNAGLATLTHTPSPMGFLNEIMGRPSHEKPFLLLIVGYPVEGVTVPDITKKSLDEISTFL; this is encoded by the coding sequence ATGCGTGAAGCCATCTTCGTACCCCTCGAGTCTTACAAGGAACTCCCACAGGATGAAATGAAGCAAAAAGCCTCGGAGTTTTACGAGCTGGTGAAGCGCCGGCGCACAGTTCGGGAGTTCAGCTCGAGATCCGTACCCAAAGAAGTGATCGAGAAGTGTTTATTGGCAGCAGGAACGGCCCCAAATGGGGCAAATAAACAGCCCTGGCATTTTGTAGCCGTCAGCGATCCGAAGGTGAAGAAAAAGATTCGGGTTGAAGCTGAAAAAGAGGAGCATGAGTTTTATAATCGCCGCGCGCCAGAAGACTGGCTCGATGACCTCCGCCCGCTCGGTACGGATGAAAACAAACCTTTTCTGGAAGAAGCCCCTTATCTGATCGGCATCTTTGCACAAAGTTATAATCTGGATGAAGACGGCGAAAAGGAGAAACATTACTATGTCAAAGAGTCCGTTGGAATTGCCACAGGTATTTTGATTACGGCTTTGCATAATGCCGGTTTAGCCACCCTGACGCACACCCCAAGCCCCATGGGTTTTTTGAATGAAATTATGGGTCGCCCGTCTCATGAAAAACCCTTTCTGCTATTAATCGTGGGATATCCTGTGGAAGGAGTAACTGTGCCTGACATCACCAAAAAGTCGCTGGATGAAATTTCTACTTTTCTGTAA
- a CDS encoding YciI family protein, producing the protein MKNLFLSLLFVLISAPAFAQEADSTAQPETFDYEWGGEKMTMQKYFIVFLKSGPERSQSEEEAMKLQQQHLAYLGGLYEEGIINLNGPSGGEGDIRGFSVYNVATIEQAKEYAENDPMVKAGRLVVEVHPWWLAKGSGVK; encoded by the coding sequence ATGAAAAACTTATTTCTATCCCTCCTTTTTGTTTTGATTTCAGCCCCCGCTTTTGCACAGGAGGCTGACTCTACCGCACAGCCCGAAACCTTTGATTACGAATGGGGCGGTGAGAAAATGACCATGCAGAAGTATTTCATCGTTTTTCTTAAGTCGGGCCCGGAAAGAAGTCAGTCGGAGGAAGAAGCCATGAAACTTCAACAGCAGCATCTTGCCTATCTGGGAGGTTTATATGAGGAAGGCATCATTAACCTGAACGGTCCATCAGGAGGTGAAGGTGATATTCGCGGATTCTCCGTTTATAATGTAGCCACCATTGAGCAGGCAAAAGAATATGCTGAAAACGATCCCATGGTGAAAGCCGGGCGCCTGGTTGTGGAAGTTCACCCCTGGTGGCTGGCAAAAGGCTCGGGAGTAAAGTAA
- a CDS encoding M23 family metallopeptidase, whose protein sequence is MFGHLNRKYFGLMGYHKTKNIAAIICACTSLLIAVPQSAASQDWRLSASYNVQSVGFNYTPNRTYSGEINKAVKGMLEVELERYLLYRLYVAGKGELLVQNQEDFLIGGPVNFNQINFGATAGLQWPKFGIYGGVKAGGVWNFNIKATRANGDEFWVKPTDNADRFTTSITGGVKYYLLNFVRLQAEITQTHNLPQNIVPESSFTENPAFRSFDFNPVTFSVGVSISIPWNERERAEGDKTKLPPLMRVTSVNFDKPMDDTFVTSKFGPRWRSVHEGVDLDANLRDNIYAVEQGVVVKAGNGRGYGKMVRIKHSGGYETIYAHMSKIKVKEGDRIKKGQVVGKAGNTGTSSGVHLHFEIIKDGKPVNPESYIRF, encoded by the coding sequence ATGTTTGGTCATCTTAACAGGAAATACTTTGGGTTGATGGGTTACCATAAAACGAAAAATATTGCGGCTATTATTTGTGCTTGCACGTCTTTACTTATTGCCGTACCTCAATCCGCTGCCTCACAAGATTGGAGGCTTTCAGCCAGCTATAATGTTCAAAGCGTGGGCTTTAATTATACTCCCAATCGAACCTATTCCGGGGAAATCAACAAGGCAGTAAAAGGAATGCTTGAGGTAGAACTTGAGCGCTATTTATTATATCGGCTTTATGTTGCGGGAAAGGGTGAGCTTTTGGTTCAAAACCAGGAAGACTTTTTGATTGGCGGTCCTGTTAATTTCAACCAGATCAATTTTGGAGCCACAGCCGGTCTTCAATGGCCAAAATTTGGGATATACGGAGGAGTAAAGGCTGGCGGTGTTTGGAATTTTAACATCAAAGCTACCAGGGCAAATGGCGATGAGTTCTGGGTTAAACCAACCGATAATGCTGACCGTTTTACCACCTCCATAACCGGTGGCGTAAAATATTACCTGCTGAATTTTGTACGGCTTCAGGCCGAAATCACCCAGACTCACAACCTTCCACAGAACATCGTGCCTGAAAGCAGTTTTACCGAAAACCCGGCGTTTCGGTCTTTTGATTTCAACCCGGTTACCTTTTCTGTCGGGGTCTCCATTAGTATTCCATGGAATGAAAGAGAACGTGCTGAAGGAGATAAAACAAAGCTCCCGCCCTTAATGAGGGTTACATCCGTCAACTTTGACAAACCCATGGACGATACTTTTGTTACTTCTAAATTCGGTCCCCGGTGGCGAAGTGTTCATGAAGGAGTAGACCTGGATGCTAATCTTAGGGATAATATTTATGCCGTAGAGCAAGGGGTAGTGGTAAAAGCCGGAAATGGCCGGGGCTATGGGAAAATGGTCCGTATCAAACATTCCGGCGGGTATGAAACGATATATGCTCACATGAGCAAGATCAAGGTAAAGGAAGGCGACCGGATCAAAAAAGGGCAGGTTGTTGGAAAGGCCGGAAATACCGGGACTTCCAGTGGAGTTCACCTTCATTTTGAAATTATCAAAGACGGCAAGCCCGTAAACCCTGAATCCTATATTCGTTTTTGA